One Manihot esculenta cultivar AM560-2 chromosome 6, M.esculenta_v8, whole genome shotgun sequence DNA segment encodes these proteins:
- the LOC110617168 gene encoding adenylate isopentenyltransferase: MRLPFINSHSHYTSSHRLSSLPCSSPLFKPASRRPPGGVRMDSSAAPSSSSSSSTSGYHYRRRQKDKIVVIMGATGCGKSKLSIDLGTRFQSEIINSDKMQIYKGLDITTNKIPFQDRLGVPHHLLGVFDPEDGELGPSEFRLTAGLAISDIVSRQKLPLVVGGSNSFIHALVVDRFNPELDVFSGASVSTRLRYECCFIWVDVSLPLLCDYLCKRVDEMLDSGMFEELSEYRRWKDPMSQPGLLKAIGVPEFDRYFKKYPPGTGEGEWDEGRRGAYEEAAREIKENTCQLAKRQIGKIKRLKRAGWDLQRVDATEAFREAMKVRTASSDVKKKKRKKKRWMEVWERDVMTPSMGIVNRFLEE; encoded by the coding sequence ATGAGACTCCCCTTCATCAATTCTCACTCCCACTACACTTCTTCCCATAGACTTTCATCTCTCCCATGCTCCTCCCCGCTCTTCAAACCCGCTTCCCGCCGTCCTCCCGGGGGGGTCCGCATGGACTCATCCGCtgcaccttcttcttcttcttcttcttctacttccGGGTATCATTATCGCCGCCGCCAGAAAGACAAGATCGTCGTCATCATGGGAGCCACTGGCTGTGGGAAATCCAAGCTCTCCATTGATCTCGGCACAAGGTTTCAATCTGAAATCATAAACTCTGATAAAATGCAAATCTATAAAGGACTAGATATAACCACCAATAAAATCCCGTTTCAAGATCGTCTCGGCGTCCCCCACCATTTGCTAGGCGTGTTTGACCCGGAAGACGGTGAGTTGGGTCCTTCTGAGTTCCGTTTAACGGCTGGATTGGCCATCTCGGATATTGTTTCGAGACAAAAACTGCCTCTGGTCGTAGGTGGCTCCAATTCATTCATTCATGCTTTGGTAGTTGACCGATTTAATCCCGAGTTAGATGTTTTCAGCGGGGCATCAGTGTCGACCCGGTTAAGGTACGAGTGTTGTTTCATATGGGTGGATGTGTCACTGCCTCTGCTCTGCGATTATTTGTGCAAACGAGTGGACGAAATGCTGGACTCGGGAATGTTTGAGGAATTATCGGAGTACCGGCGATGGAAAGACCCGATGAGTCAACCGGGTTTACTGAAAGCAATTGGAGTGCCAGAGTTTGAccgatattttaaaaagtaccCACCAGGGACAGGAGAAGGGGAGTGGGATGAGGGACGGAGAGGCGCATACGAAGAGGCGGCGAGGGAGATAAAGGAGAACACGTGTCAACTAGCGAAAAGACAGATAGGGAAGATAAAGAGATTAAAAAGGGCAGGGTGGGACCTACAGAGAGTGGACGCGACGGAAGCGTTCAGAGAGGCGATGAAGGTGAGAACGGCGTCGTCGGAtgtcaagaaaaagaaaagaaagaagaagaggtgGATGGAGGTTTGGGAGAGAGACGTGATGACTCCAAGCATGGGGATTGTGAACCGCTTCTTGGAGGAGTAG